The following coding sequences lie in one Fundulus heteroclitus isolate FHET01 chromosome 20, MU-UCD_Fhet_4.1, whole genome shotgun sequence genomic window:
- the tnfrsf1b gene encoding tumor necrosis factor receptor superfamily member 1B isoform X1, with amino-acid sequence MKDILPLLVLLTLHTNKVHPLPYQPDSYGICRNHTTEYFVESANSCCKKCPPGHRLQQECDRATDSQCVPCGQRQYMENWNFYQNCFSCTQCKERKGLEYAQVCTPTTDSKCVCKAGMFCEMEFDDPYCTHCVPYSVCKRGYRVSVKGTGNSDVKCEKCPTDPCEPRTTTVMTTVPVMTTVPDMTTVTVSSNFTTPRAPEESTHTAGASSILGTKTSKGGQPISEIVPVIAGVAGSLLFFIVVVVLLLILCKRKRAKDSRNIPPKLDANGNRETAENQNGHSNSGDSRMISLTLTSPEQECLLGKGDVASDQSLSSCDTETSTKADGFSSHESLRPLQPTLGRDNLSCVLSEPMALQSITDPHAALPSVNAQSSSQPTSPLILSPVTNNPHVNVNITLHIGNGSCGTPPFHPTDFNHVADKLPFGQEEESVSSPQQEAGKLSFMSVQESPSYYV; translated from the exons gttCACCCGCTCCCCTATCAACCAGACTCTTATGGAATTTGCCGCAACCATACGACAGAGTACTTTGTTGAATCTGCTAACTCGTGCTGCAAGAAGTGCCCCCCTG GGCATCGACTGCAACAAGAGTGCGATCGTGCCACTGACAGCCAGTGTGTACCATGCGGACAAAGGCAGTACATGGAGAACTGGAACTTCTACCAAAACTGTTTTTCCTGCACCCAGTGCAAAGAAA GAAAAGGTCTGGAGTATGCCCAGGTGTGCACCCCGACCACAGACTCCAAGTGTGTTTGCAAAGCAGGAATGTTTTGTGAGATGGAGTTTGATGACCCTTATTGCACACATTGTGTGCCTTATTCAGTTTGCAAACGTGGTTACAGGGTTTCTGTGAAAG GCACAGGAAACTCTGATGTGAAGTGCGAAAAGTGTCCCACCGATCCCTGTGAGCCTCGTACTACTACAGTTATGACCACAGTTCCAGTCATGACCACAGTTCCAGATATGACCACAGTTACTGTAAGCTCAAACTTCACGACGCCTCGTGCCCCAGAAGAGTCCACTCACACTGCCGGGGCTTCCTCCATCCTGGGAACTAAAACCTCTAAAGGAGGTCAACCTATCAGTGAAATTG TTCCTGTCATTGCCGGCGTCGCTGGatcccttttgttttttatcgtCGTCGTCGTCCTCCTGCTGATCCTTTGCAAACGAAAGCGGGCCAAAG attCTAGAAACATCCCACCTAAATTAGATGCAAATGGAAACCGTGAGACTGCAGAAAAT CAGAACGGTCACAGCAACTCTGGAGATTCTCGGATGATTTCATTAACACTTACCTCACCGGAGCAGGAGTGTCTGCTGGGGAAGGGGGACGTCGCCAGTGACCAAAGTCTGAGCAGCTGCGATACCGAAACTTCAACCAAGGCGGATGGTTTCAGCAGCCACGAGTCCCTCAGGCCTCTACAACCTACTTTAGGCCGTGACAATCTAAGCTGTGTCCTATCGGAGCCCATGGCCTTACAGTCCATCACGGATCCTCACGCTGCTCTACCCAGCGTCAACGCGCAGAGCTCCTCTCAGCCCACAAGCCCGCTGATACTGAGCCCCGTAACGAACAATCCCCACGTTAACGTCAACATCACTTTACACATAGGAAACGGTTCCTGTGGGACGCCGCCTTTTCACCCGACAGACTTCAACCACGTCGCGGATAAACTTCCCTTTGGACAGGAAGAGGAGTCTGTCAGCTCTCCTCAACAAGAAGCAGGCAAACTGTCGTTTATGTCAGTCCAGGAGAGTCCCAGTTATTACGTATGA
- the tnfrsf1b gene encoding tumor necrosis factor receptor superfamily member 1B isoform X2, with the protein MKDILPLLVLLTLHTNKVHPLPYQPDSYGICRNHTTEYFVESANSCCKKCPPGHRLQQECDRATDSQCVPCGQRQYMENWNFYQNCFSCTQCKERKGLEYAQVCTPTTDSKCVCKAGMFCEMEFDDPYCTHCVPYSVCKRGYRVSVKGTGNSDVKCEKCPTDPCEPRTTTVMTTVPVMTTVPDMTTVTVSSNFTTPRAPEESTHTAGASSILGTKTSKGGQPISEIVPVIAGVAGSLLFFIVVVVLLLILCKRKRAKDSRNIPPKLDANGNRETAENNGHSNSGDSRMISLTLTSPEQECLLGKGDVASDQSLSSCDTETSTKADGFSSHESLRPLQPTLGRDNLSCVLSEPMALQSITDPHAALPSVNAQSSSQPTSPLILSPVTNNPHVNVNITLHIGNGSCGTPPFHPTDFNHVADKLPFGQEEESVSSPQQEAGKLSFMSVQESPSYYV; encoded by the exons gttCACCCGCTCCCCTATCAACCAGACTCTTATGGAATTTGCCGCAACCATACGACAGAGTACTTTGTTGAATCTGCTAACTCGTGCTGCAAGAAGTGCCCCCCTG GGCATCGACTGCAACAAGAGTGCGATCGTGCCACTGACAGCCAGTGTGTACCATGCGGACAAAGGCAGTACATGGAGAACTGGAACTTCTACCAAAACTGTTTTTCCTGCACCCAGTGCAAAGAAA GAAAAGGTCTGGAGTATGCCCAGGTGTGCACCCCGACCACAGACTCCAAGTGTGTTTGCAAAGCAGGAATGTTTTGTGAGATGGAGTTTGATGACCCTTATTGCACACATTGTGTGCCTTATTCAGTTTGCAAACGTGGTTACAGGGTTTCTGTGAAAG GCACAGGAAACTCTGATGTGAAGTGCGAAAAGTGTCCCACCGATCCCTGTGAGCCTCGTACTACTACAGTTATGACCACAGTTCCAGTCATGACCACAGTTCCAGATATGACCACAGTTACTGTAAGCTCAAACTTCACGACGCCTCGTGCCCCAGAAGAGTCCACTCACACTGCCGGGGCTTCCTCCATCCTGGGAACTAAAACCTCTAAAGGAGGTCAACCTATCAGTGAAATTG TTCCTGTCATTGCCGGCGTCGCTGGatcccttttgttttttatcgtCGTCGTCGTCCTCCTGCTGATCCTTTGCAAACGAAAGCGGGCCAAAG attCTAGAAACATCCCACCTAAATTAGATGCAAATGGAAACCGTGAGACTGCAGAAAAT AACGGTCACAGCAACTCTGGAGATTCTCGGATGATTTCATTAACACTTACCTCACCGGAGCAGGAGTGTCTGCTGGGGAAGGGGGACGTCGCCAGTGACCAAAGTCTGAGCAGCTGCGATACCGAAACTTCAACCAAGGCGGATGGTTTCAGCAGCCACGAGTCCCTCAGGCCTCTACAACCTACTTTAGGCCGTGACAATCTAAGCTGTGTCCTATCGGAGCCCATGGCCTTACAGTCCATCACGGATCCTCACGCTGCTCTACCCAGCGTCAACGCGCAGAGCTCCTCTCAGCCCACAAGCCCGCTGATACTGAGCCCCGTAACGAACAATCCCCACGTTAACGTCAACATCACTTTACACATAGGAAACGGTTCCTGTGGGACGCCGCCTTTTCACCCGACAGACTTCAACCACGTCGCGGATAAACTTCCCTTTGGACAGGAAGAGGAGTCTGTCAGCTCTCCTCAACAAGAAGCAGGCAAACTGTCGTTTATGTCAGTCCAGGAGAGTCCCAGTTATTACGTATGA